The Acropora palmata chromosome 3, jaAcrPala1.3, whole genome shotgun sequence nucleotide sequence TTCTACCTTCCATTTCTCGCGGTTATGGTAGTTGAAAACGTTAGAGGCGTGACTTCGTCAGTACAACTTTCCTACGATCTTGTCAcaacatttgttttcttaaattcTTCAGTAAATCCAATTATCTACTGTTGGAGAATGAAACAGGTACGCAGTGCTGTTAAAAAGTGTTTTAGATGCGGGTTAACATAGAATTGATTAATAATTGAAGTTTCCCATTTTAAAGAGAAGAGACTGCGGAACTAATATCGCGCAGGGTCAATTTAATTTGCATGTCCAACAAACAGATCcgtttgtttcgttttgttttattttggctTTAATTTTAGGCATGAGAACTTAGAAATACCGACACGCATTTGAGAGtggttaaaaaacaaacacaaaacatttgaaaaaaaaattaaatatatttatatttccttctgtttgaagtaaaagtagacatataaatatatatctaCACATATATGCAAATAGCTGAAGCCCTCAATTATTATGATTTCCAtcactttaaaacaaaaccCCTTGAAATTTTCACGAGAGTTTCATAGTACCAAGCAGCACTTTGCCGAAAGGTTAGGTCAAAAATACCTAAAAGGCTAGGTTAAAGACACCTCAAGCAATCATTATACGCTCAAGAAAAGTTGTGTGAGAATTGTGAAAATATCATTCTAAAAAAGCTAGATTTTGAGCTTGTCCGCATGTGCGTGATAGATCGCTTCAACTTTGTCAGCTGGGCAGTAAAATTGCACTCATTTTACACTCATTTGTACTCTTGGGGACCTCAGACTGGAAAAGGATGTTGCTCATGGAACTTTGGGAAATGCCGTCGCTAATCATTACTTGAACGCCTAAATGTACAAGTTTACTGCCCAGCTGACATGAGTATGATGGGCACAGACTTTTACGTAAATTTCGGAAATGCTGTCGCTCATCGTCAATTGGACGTTTAAAATGTGCAACTGTTAAAGTTCTTACATCTTAAAATGACAATAGGTAAAACTCTTTTCCTCTTTGTGTTGCAAATATCTACGCCGGAGAATGAATGCCCATTTAGTCTAGATCAGTTTCACAATAAAGAAGAACTTTTCACCAGTTTTTCGCTCACCAAGATAAGGCCGGGAACACGCAGTTTCTTGGCTTGCGGTGTGACATATATACAAAGAGACCCGCTGAACACCGGTGATCACCACCAAGATCAGATGTTTTCAGTGCTGCGTTATAAAGATGTGTGAATAATGGGGTTTCCAGGAATAGCAATTAGATTGGTTATTTGGTCGTCCCTGTACTATCCTCATTTTGCTAGTAAcgttaaaatcaagaaatttaCCAATCCTTGTTTTGTGGGAGATGAAATCGAGAACACGTGTTCAGATTCAAGTGAATCTTGCCACGAAAAAATAGGATCAGGCCTCCAGCTCGTCCGCTTGGATGGTATTAAGGTAAGAAGATAGGTAAATAGTTTGCCGTTTTGTAATTACAGCCAAttaattaaagcaaaaaagaaaaatcagaacagaatatttcttttgtcGAGTTCTAAGCTTTACGTTGTCAGTACCTGCTAATCCATTAAACACCGACCCGTAATTTGTGGTCAAGacgatttcaaataatttaatagaaaggaaactgaaagaaaatacaagacTGCTGTCCGTGACCGCATCCACAGGATTGTATTGCACCCGAATAACCCCAAATGACTTTCCAAGGCTTTCGTTTATGTACAAAATGCAAGCCACTGCGGCGACCTCAGAGCTTGAAGCCGATTGGGTTAGTTTACCTGGCAAcggcagttttcattttacggCAAACTCAACGCTAGAACGTTatagaaaaacatgaaaattcgTAAGGCTGAAACTTTTTTGGTGACGTTTCTACGTTACTTCatatcattatcaagtcaaaattcGAAAGAACAACTGGTAAAAAAGGTAGTAAATCAATGGAAAAACAATGTTGACTCTGAGTATAATTCCTAAAGACGAAATTAGTTGGAAATATTAGAATAATGAAATAAGAGACAGGTGAAAAGTTTGTCGCGAATATCGAGTCAGTTTGAGTGTTAATCGAAGACTTGGTGTCCTTGATAAATAACATTTTGTAGATGAAGCAGTCAAATTTGCTGGTAGACGGATTTCTTTAGCCACATGCATTAACATAAAACCAGATTTTCCTCCTCTTTTAACTCactattttctattttcaaataGTCTGtagtttaattattaatttttgtttattgacaTTACCTTACTTTATTTAAATGTATTATATGTCTTTATGTATTCATTATTTGTGACTGTTGTTCCCATGCTATTCCGCTCGCCTCGATTAATTAGCTCTTGCATGCATTGCGGGCGGAACTCTTCAGTTTATCATACATtatgaataaattttaattgagTTGAATTGAATTGTTTATCTCTTTGAGACTACGTTTACACTAGGGGAAATGTTTCCGAATTTGTTAATGTTTCCATATTCGTCAAAATTTAAGTTTTGGCGTTTGAGGATGTTTACACTTAAACGATTCTTCGGATTTGACTGTTCACACTAAATGGTATGCGGTATCAGTGATACGTGGGTACCAGGTTACTGAGCGTTATGTTTCCTTACTGAAAATGGCTCTCAAATCTAAGAAAGCACGAcgagaatttgaaaattcagaCATATTAAACTGAATTCATGGCAAGGTGGAACTATTACTTGGCGTCGTCTTGATTGTCTTCTTCTCCAGGAGATGCCCGAGGAGATGTCCAAAAATCCATTTTGGACATCAAACTGCAAACCTACTGAAACCTTTGAACGTACACATTTCAACTCATGCCAGTTCAACCCGCGTTAAAACTGGTTTTATTATATTTAAAGGCGAAGCAATGAGGCGGCTTAGAACTAACTCTTCAAAAACCTGTGAGGAGAGCCTTGTGACATTCAAACAAGGCCTGGGGACACACAAAACATGAATCCGATATAAAAAGATCGCAGTGTTGCCAAGAATCTGGGACGTTATGAATCCGAGCAGGTCTGTTACTCACTTGCTCTCtcattttgaaagttctttCGGATAAGCTAATAAAACGTTTGTGCAATATACTCTTTAAGTTATCTAACCACACACTCAATCTTCCAGGTATAGCCCAAAATTGTCTCCTTTGTACGCTTTACCATCTCCGTTTCCTTGAAACCATGGTGTACGGCGTAAAAAATGACTGCTTTAACGACCTTCCTCTCCTGGGGAACCAGAAGTACTCTTGACGACGTAAATAACCTGAGCCTGTGGTAAAATAAGGCAAATGCAACTTGCATTTGCCACTTCCAACTGACAATTAACCGCCATCTTGAGTACTGGAACACAAGCCGGACGTTTCGCGGGCGAACGTAGAATTTTCGGATTCGTGGATAAACCGTTGACACGAACGAAACATTTCGGATTCAACGTATTCAGATACAAAGTTTCCACATTGGATTCCTGATTCATAACGTTCCGGGTTCTTGGCAACACTGGGATCTTTTTATATCAGATTCATGTTTTGTGTGTAAACACCAAAGGGAATCCGGTATGAAAAGGTTCCTGATTCGTCACGAATTCGAAAACTTTTGCTCTAGGAGTAAAATCAGATTggtcaggagccgatgagcagaagcttgcaactcccatactaagcctatgtcacggcatttttacagacggatctatttttattacaccttttcttttgtgagagaaaggcagttccggtccagtaacgcagtaacgtcaattagtgtcttataattggttatggcactccaaAGGGAGTCTCAATCAAAGTAGATTGGATTTacaaataaatcggtctatgaaaatgccgtgacagaaatatagtggagttgcatgctcctgctcataggctcctggatTGGTAGATAACAGTTCACGCAGCAATCAGGTGAACAATTAGACAAAGTTTGAATTTACTTTGGTTTAAATGAGTGCtacttaaaaattaaagttacGGTTCAAGACCCGTTTTGAGTCTTGAAAATCGTCTAAAACCACCTTACACGAGAAAGGCGAGGGGACACTGTGAGACTTATTGCTAACTACGTGCATGTCTGGACGTAATTCCATTTGAGACAGAGTCTGCttcgaaatttttgaaaacttcatcAACAAATCCTGATCTCCTTGTAGCCATTTTaccttcatgtttttttttcttttagacaGGTCACGTTCAGTGGTTAAATGATATTGATAGCAAGTCGGTCAAGCTTATTACCCGAGCAATGAGGCCTGTTGTGTTCGGTAAGTAATCAGAAGTCAGGACTTGAGGATGAGCAAATGATGCAGTTCGTGGTATACAGCAACGATGGAAGCGCGGTCTAGTGTTTAGGTTGCCTGACTTAAGATCTGGTTACCCTTAGTTCGAGTACCACCCTGACGAACAGCTGGATTTGTTgcaggtagtccctggttcaactcctcagcTCCACTTGTACACATGATCTAAGTAGTAGCATAGGGTAAGTTGCAGTGCTAAATAAATTCCCAAATTATGTCATATGAGCGTCAGCCCTAGGaagggaaatgggcccacacgaggacagagaaaaactctaacCAGGGTAGGATTCGAGCCCACTACCTTCGGATTTTGATCGCCGTTGCTGAACCGACTGAGCTAGTGCTAATTTACAAAGTATGGCAACTTACTAAGCACTCCAACTTACCCTATACAACTACTTTGATCATTCTAGCATCGACCTATTCATCAAATAAAGTACTCTTATAACGAAACGTAATTGGCAATTCGCAAGCACACAGTTTGCTAGCCATTCTGGTGTATGCATCACCGAATGCATTCAATTGTAATGAAAATATTCTACACGATTAAATTTCTCTGCGTGCATAGCATCCATTATTTGTAAGTGGCCTTGTattcttgcaatttttgttttcacctaAATTTAAGTTCTTCAATCTTTGAAGTATTGTCAACAGCAAAGCTAAAgagaatttgttgttgttgttactttAAGAAATCCCAGAATTCCTGTCACCTGAGGAGTGTGATCACATTATCTCACTGGCCAAAGACAGCGGGCTCAAGACTAGTAACTCTGGCTTCTCGACCTATGACGGAGACTTGGAAGAGGAATTGACCCAAGCCGGTGATGTGATGCTTGATTAAGAggcttttgttttagtttacCCATTTTCTATCCCACCCAGCGATTTCTTTGATAGCAGACTATTAACTAGTGAATAACCTGCATAAGCCATACACAACACGACTATTTCGTACATTTTAGATTGTAATTTAGAAATCCAATTCGAGAGCTAGACAAcattcttcattttcactaTATTTTACTACAACATTCTTGTCAGAGAACTAAACGccaaaaacaatttgaagTTCAGTACTTTGGGGGTAAAAAAAGCTTGATGATCACGTGCGCTCAGACCcggtttttttaaccaaaataTAACCAACGCCTTTATTAGTTATTCAATACCACAGTTTGGTGCCCTGCCAAAGAGGATGATCAGCTTCAGAGAAGATGGATAGTCGTTCATCAGACgttgttttttaaatgaaCCGCCATCGTAAAATATAACGGCAACTTAGTACTTGCTTTGGTTGTTATATTTAAACTTTTTTCAGCCAGTCAGTAACTCCAACCCACTTTCATTGTCTAAGGTCTATTTTCTTCCGTCAATGTCGTTAGTGCATGGGAAGCCGTTTAATCCCCTCCAGTTAGCTATTGGATCCCTTGAGCATGTATTCCAGGATATTGCATCATTTGGCCTGTCATTTGGTTAGACTGAGGCTTCATAAGCTTCATAAGCTGGTTCCATAGTCGGCCAGACATCAATGTGAAAGTGAACGATCGATGAGGACGCTGGAAGCCCTCTATACTGGCTCATATCTGGCTTTTGTACTGGAATCCACTGAAAATTTCCTTCCGATGGTGTTCTTTGTTAAACTGAAACTGCATTTCAGGTAGCGACTGGACACTTTTCCCTGATCAATTATTCGCTGCCAAGATCGACGCCTGGGACATCAACCAAGATGGCGTCATTGACTCTGAAGAGGTAGTACGCATGTCCAAGAAgatgtttaatatttttcaaactACAAAAGCTTCCCTAAAAATTGCTAATTAATGTGGATCTTACTAAAAGTTAAGTGCTGCACTTTTGAAAGTAATGAATATTATAATTTGCTGAATATCTTTAATGTTTGACTTTAAAGGTGAAAGCATTTGCTGGACGGCACAAGCAACTATATTTAAAGGACGatgaaatggaagaaatgtAAGGCCAGGGatatttaaccctttcactgctaaggggttccccattgacgagtaaaatcttctggcgttagacagagtaaaatctataagtgtcatgagtgcgcctacggcagttaaagcgttaaggatttatttatttaactaATATGCTGAtcattttttgttgcttttgttttatttttgagaaTCGTAACCAAGTTTCCCGTTTTAAAGATGGAGCTCGGCTTTCACACGTGGTAACCGAAATCATGCTGTTCGATTAAGAAGCGTCatgtctttcattttttctgaATTGCGTGAACAAGTTAAGGCTGGAAAATAGATCGAATATCCTGCTTAAACTAACGGCTAAACAGTATAATGAAGAATTGTAATCATGTATTGTACTCTTCATGTTGAaagtgaattttaaaaaaattttaccCCGCTTTTTGCTTCAGGTTTGAACGACTGAATATCAcaaataaacttcaaaatggtAAGTGCTGCTAAGATAGATTGAACAATCAGCGTAAAACGCAGACTGCAGGCTGGTGACTGCTGACCTGGGGTACTTTTTTGCCCGTCATGGGCGAAAGAGATAAATGAGGAAGGGTTAGAGGAGATATTTCTATCCCTTCTTCCTCGCCCCTCCCTACCCCCCTCCCCTTCATCAAGTTCAGGCGGCGTATATTATAACTACGTATGCTatggttcaattttttcatCCAGGCACTCTTGCACCACGACCCTTTAACGAGTTAAATATCAAGAAGATTCTACGGTATATGAATTTCTTGAAGAATAAGAGTCCACGCCACAGGTGGCGTTTCAGTGAGCACACGTGGTTACGACAGGACGTAACCGCTGACCCAGTGTTAAAAGGACTCCATGAAAGGTAATGCCAACAATGCATTGAGGACTAACGTTATCTCAAGCTGTCAACTTAAACATGGTTCAATGTTGTTTAAGTGACACGCTATCAACCTCACTTGGCCGTTCAAACAGTTTTTGGTTTGTAATTGGTCATTAGAAATGAGGTTGAGCCAGCTTATCTTTTCGTTCTGATATTTGTCCAGAAAAATGTTCTAAGGAGAAcggaaagaacaaaaaaactgcCCAACATAAACTTACAAGAGACTTACTTTCATTTCAATGGCAAAAGACCAGGATGATCATTTTTCACCATCTAACAGTTTTTCATTGGGGGCTGTAGACTCACCTGCGTAACCAAACTTTAACCACAAACTTCGTGATGAACGGTGATGTTTTCCCTGAGGGATTCAAtccatttgcattttttttataaattataGAATTATAAAGTTAACCAAACTTCCAAGAAAGATCGTTCAAGGTGGTGAACCAATGCAGGTAAGAATTAGTTTATTCTTTAGTTGTCGGGCagagaaatatttctttgtgaAAGTTCAGTGCACTCTTTTGCGAAAAAGCATGATgtcgtttttcttttagcgGTTACAACATTTTAGGGGCCTACTTAAGGTCATCGAGCTTAAAATTACGAATCTTATCGGTAATGTCCGTCTGCTTCCATGAAGCCAGAAATCTTGGTGACGATTGCAAGCTTTTACGCTGTCTCTTTCCCTTTCCAACTAGCTTTTAATCATTTCCCTTCCTGAAGCTCTGTCTCGTCCTCAAATAATCCCTCTTAGGTTAATTGTTAGTCTTCAAACCGAAGTGACAACAAACCTATGCATCCTTGATTACAGCGCACAGCACAATTCTAAAATGTTTAATTCAAAGGTTGTTCGTTATGAAAAATATGGCCATTATCACGCGCATATGGACTCCACCATTAAAGGTCCCACAGTTCCATGTTGTCATCAAAATTATCTCAGAGCACATGACTGCAAAGTTTGCAGGTTAGTTTAAGATACATTTTAAACTATGTTTCAGAAGAAAGTTATGTTGTCAATGGAACCGATGCACTCCGCAAGACTAGGTCTTGGTCGCATATATAATGTCTTTACCGACCTTAGGTCATTTGATAATGATTCAGTGTTAGCGTTCTACTTGATATCATCGTCATCTTCATCcgcgtcatcatcattattatcatcttCATTTTCACCTAGCGCcgcaaggtgaaaaaaaaaatgtgtctgTTTTTTATTCACGGTTATGTCTCATCTATTGTCCTGCTTTAGGTTTGTGACAATTTTGTATTATCTTAATGATGTGGAAGAAGGAGGACAAACGGCGTTTTTAATTGCGGATAATATGACAACTACTCCGGACGTAAGTGTATCAAATCATTGTAACTTTCTACCACCTAGTTCACTAACTATGTGTGCGCTTTTCGAACAAGTATGTGATTTAAACATTGAATCTAAAATCCCCGACTCTACTGTGTTTTACAGGAGCTAGAAAATTCTAAAGCTGACACAGACGAATTCAATCTCAGTGTTAACTGTCACTCCGCCAATCTTGTTATACCACCTACAAGGGGCACTGCCATTATGTggtacaataattttattgatccAGACAGCGGCCTCCTTGGGGAGGTGGACCGATATACTTCACATGGAGGATGTGAAGTCATCAAAGGAGAAAAGTGGATCGCCAACAATTGGCTGACGGCTCCAACTAAATACTCAAGACACATCAAGAGCATATTTGATAATGGATTTGATTAAATAGCTGTTTCATAGTAATGAAGTACATTCACAGAACGGTGAAGTACTAATTCCTGAGGCAACCCACAAGCACTAGTGGGCTCCTGTTGTTTGTACTTTTTAATTGGATACTTTTACAACAGACTGTACTTCAGCTGGAGCTGGGATCAGTTTTTTTGATGAGGTAAAACTGAGAAACAAGATCTTTGAGAAAGTTTGGAGATCGACCGTGAAACTCACGCGACTGTCATGCAAGGTTTTTCAACGATTTAATCGACCCAAGggaataataatagtaatagaccattttacagttgagtgcttagttgcctggccgtCGAATGAAAGCGCCGCTGATGTTGACCTTGATTTGACCGAAACCTCCtggcttttcttatgttagtgatgctgttctcatgctaattagtaggaatttacgtaagaaaagcagtgaggtttttatcaaaacaaggtcaacaccagcctcactttcattcaaaggccagacAACTAAGCACATTAATTCTATGACTACTGTTATCAAGCAATCTTTACTCTGTTTATCAGCACCAAAATGTGCCATTTTATCACCGTCGTGGCTATATTACAATAAACGTTTGTTCTGGACCTAAGCGTTGTATTCGTTCACATGGTTAAAAGTAAGATTGTTAATAATCATGTATTCAAACGGCATTAGACGGTGTTTGATTATACAGTAAATCATTTCCCCTGGAACATGGTGTTAACATACCTGAGTAGCACCACCCTACCTTCTCCTCAACTGCTTGGTTACCTGGCCCTGCTTGGTTACCAAGATAAAACAAACGTCGGCACCATCTtagatttttcaagatttattTTTGCCGTAGAATTCTGAAGAACGAGCCAACCAGAAAGACTCAAAAGCGTGGTAATTGCAAGTAAGTTGAATTCCATTCTTTCAATTTCCTTATTTAGAAACGCCCTATACCTTGTAGCCTGATTCAAGGCGATAAGTAGCTAATGGTGTCCTTGAATAAATGGTAAGATTTTTGCATTCCCTCTGGCATGCCTTACTGTTCTTTCATCCCTACGAACAATAGAAGCCACAATGAATGGCCTTAAGAGTACTATTCTTGCATTTTACGAAACTTAGCATTGAAATAATgataagtaagtaagtaattttatttcaccacATATCACATATGAGCGAGCGACAGCTCgtttaaatgc carries:
- the LOC141875730 gene encoding transmembrane prolyl 4-hydroxylase-like encodes the protein MGFPGIAIRLVIWSSLYYPHFASNVKIKKFTNPCFVGDEIENTCSDSSESCHEKIGSGLQLVRLDGIKTGHVQWLNDIDSKSVKLITRAMRPVVFEIPEFLSPEECDHIISLAKDSGLKTSNSGFSTYDGDLEEELTQAGSDWTLFPDQLFAAKIDAWDINQDGVIDSEEVKAFAGRHKQLYLKDDEMEEMFERLNITNKLQNGTLAPRPFNELNIKKILRYMNFLKNKSPRHRWRFSEHTWLRQDVTADPVLKGLHERIIKLTKLPRKIVQGGEPMQVVRYEKYGHYHAHMDSTIKGPTVPCCHQNYLRAHDCKVCRFVTILYYLNDVEEGGQTAFLIADNMTTTPDELENSKADTDEFNLSVNCHSANLVIPPTRGTAIMWYNNFIDPDSGLLGEVDRYTSHGGCEVIKGEKWIANNWLTAPTKYSRHIKSIFDNGFD